GCTCGATCAATTCCCCCAGCTCTGCGGCCGATCTGATCTGGCCGATCGCGCTGTGCACGAGTCGTCCCTGGCTGTCGTAAATGTTTGTCACCGGCGGGCGCCCCGGCGGAGGAAACTCCTTGGAGATCTGCACGTTCGGGTCGCTGTAACTGGGGTACGCCATGGGAAATCTGCGCATGAACTGCTTGGCCTTCGCGTTGCTGTCGGACACGTTCACACCCAGGAACGCGACGCGATTTCCATACTTCTTGGCGGTCGCCTGCAGAGCGGGGGCCTCGGCCGCGCATGGAGGGCACCAACTTGCCCACTTGTTCACCACGATCGGCAATCCCTTCAGAGACTCGAGCCGAGCCCTGAATGCCGGTCGCCCGCCGGGCAGCAGTTCGCTGGCCTGCTCCGTTATCGCCACCAGCCGCGGGTCGGCGCCGTCGACATTCGGCATCACATCGGCAAGCGTTGTGCGCGTGGAAGGGCTGCTGCCACCGCAGCCAGAGACCGTTGCGATCATTGCTGTGAGGCAAATAGCCATCAATAGTCGGCGAATCATGCGGTAGACGCTATAATGAACGCTGTTACTCCGCCCCCGCAGGGCAATCCGAACCGAAGACTTTCACTTTCGGATAACCGCGGCGGCAACGGTTCTTCTTTCCTCGCGCTCGAGCTTTTCTCGCTCTTTCGCCCGGCCCGGTTTCTTTTTCTCCGAGCGCGTCCGTACCGAACCGTTCTCGCAGTTTGCTGCATAAATGCATGACATCAACACTCAATGACTGACAAGGTTGTCGCCCCCACGCCCGACGAGCTCGAGCGCGTCGAGGACTTCATCCGTGAGCCTGTGCTGCTCAACGGTGATGATCCCAAGCTCGCGCTTGCTGCGGGCACGATTCGCCGCCGCGCGTTTGACGCTGCGTTGGCCGAGATCGAGTCGGGAGCTGAAGAGGTCTCCCGCGACTGGGCACGCACCTACGCGCTGGCGCTGGGCCTTGAGCGCGAGATCTCAGTCCCCGAGCCAAAGCTTGTAGACGGCACAGTCCTGAACGCCCACCAGGTCGATGTGCTCTCGGGAACGCTCGCGGCGCTGATGAGCGACGACGAGACGCTCGACGGCGCTCCATATGCCGACGGCGGAGAGTTCGACGAGGAAGATTTCGAGGACGAGGTCGAGGACAGCGGCCAGGACGACTCCGACGACATCGACGCAGACATCGACTGGGACGTATTCGAGGACGAGGAAGAGGACGAGAAGGAAGACACTGCTGAATACGTCCTGACCGGTGAGCACAAGGTCGGGAGTCACGTCTCTTCCGATGCCGCCGCCTACGACGCCGAGGAACAACTTCCCGAACAGCCCGAAGACCCGTACGCCGCACGCCGCTTCTGGTTCGAGCACGCGACTGGGGCCGGTAAGTCTGTCGCCGCACTGGGATTTGTCGAAGCCTGTCGCACGGGCGGAGTCCTGATCCTCACCCACCGTCGCAACCTGGTCGACCAGTTCATCGGCGAGCTCGTGGACCGTGGCTACAAGGATCGCCTCTCGCCGCCGATGCTCGGCTCTGATGGGCACATGAACGGCCCGGTCACAGTCGAGACCTACCAGTGGTACGTGCGCCACGCCGGAAACATCTCGGACGTCTACACGATCGTCATTTGCGACGAGGCCCACACCGCGCTTGGTGAAAAGACCTCAGCCGCGATCAGGAAGTGGAAAGAGCCTTACTTCATCGGCATGACCGCGACCGGCGCGTTGATCGCCCGCCACGTCACGGACCTCTTCCCGACTCAGACTTCTCGTTTTGATTTGGCTCAAGCGGCGCGCCGCGGAGTCATCGCGCCACTGCGCTGCGTGCGTATTCCTCCCGGGCCGGGTGTTCGAACAATCGCCAACGTGCCTCTGCGGCGCGGCGAGGTCGATCAAGACTTTGACCAGGAAGAACTGGCCGCGCTGCTTGACCAGGCGCCGTTCAACCTGGCGATTGCGGACCTCTACCGTGCACGCTTCAAGGACATGCCCGGCGTTGTCTACGCCGCGGGCGTGAAGCACGCCTACAACGTCGCCGAAGCATTCCGTGAATTCGGGATCAAGGCGAAGGCTGTCTCTGGGGAGACACCAAAACGCGAGCTGGCCGAAACGCTGGCCGCATACGAGCGCGGTGAGGTTGACGTTCTCGTCAACGCGCAGCTGCTCGCCGAAGGCTGGAACTCGCCGCGCGCGACGGTGTGCATGCACCTTGCGCCGACGGCTTCCAAGCGGATCTACCAGCAGCGCGTGGGCCGCGTTACTCGTCGCCATCCGGGCAAGGAGGCAGGCATCGTCGTCGACTTCGTGCATCCGGCAACCGCCCACGACGACCCTGTCGTCACGTTGCACTCCTTGCTCGTTCGCGATGTCTACCGCGGCGGCGCGATCGTCGTCGGTCCGGTTCGCCGTGGTCGCGGACGTCGCCTGCGCGTTGAACGCCGGGTGCTGCCGGTCACCCCTGATCCCGAGCGCCGCGCGCAGATCTTCGAGCGCGAACTCTGGAGAATCTCTGTGAGCAACCTTGATTGGGGCGAGCAGGGCGTTTGGGCTCGCCTCGCGGGCCGCAAGGCAAACGCCAACAACTGGCGCCGCGCCCGCGCGATGATCCAGCACGACCGCACCGGTGAACTGCGTCGCACTCTGTTTGTCGAAGCGCTCGAGACCAACAGGCACCGCGCCGTCAGACTGCGTGCGCTGCAGGACCTCGCCAACTCGAAGGACGCTGACGCGTACGACCTTGCGATTGAAATCATCGGCGGCTGGCAGAAGGACGAGCGCCGCGAGGCGACCAAGCTGATGCTCAAGGCGATCGCCGACAAGAACGTCGGCTCACGCGAGCAGTCACAGGCCTGGATCTGGATCCTCGCCAGTTACACCCGGGAACTGCACGAGCAGTATGCAGTCCAGCGCTGGCCCGAGACCAAGCGGCTCCTCGGATTACTTGTCAACTCTTCAGGACCTGCCCACGGCCGTAACGCGCGCCGGATAGTTCAGGAAACGCGCAAGCAGGATCTGCGTCTCGCGTCGGCGATCCTCGCCGCAGCAGTCGCCCACTCGCCGGAGGCCGAAGAGGCCCTGCGCGGAGGCCGAAATCGTTTGGCCCGCAAGCCCGCAGCGCTGGCCCGCGAACTCGGTCGCAACTTCCCGAAGGCGCGCGGACGCAAGGGCCGCCGTCGTCGCGATGAGGGCGGCGGCAAGAAGGGCGGCAAGAAACGCCAGAGGAACGGCGCGGCCAAGACTGGAAGCGCAGAGGATGTCGTGGATGCGGTGGCCGAGAGCCAGGAGACGCCCAAGACTCGCAAGGGCGATCGTGGCAGCGAAGATCAGCCGAAGAAGAAGCGCCGCCCGCGCAACAAGAAGCCAGCCTCTGATGACGGCGGCAACGATCGCAATGGCGGTTCCGGCAATGGCGCCGAGAAGGACAGCTCAGCGAAGAAGGAAAGCCCTGAAAAGAGCGGATTCGAGTGGGGCGACGCCCCGGCCAAGAGCGACAACAAGAAGCCCAAAGGCGACGAGCCAAAAGTCCCAGTCCTCGGAAGCTTCGAAGAACTCTCCCGCAGCGACTAGTCCTACCTGAGCCAAAAAGTCCTACAAGGTTGCCACTTTGTCGTAAAAAACCGCGTAGGTATGCGGTTAGTGCAGTTCGAGGTGGACTTCGCCGGCTCCGATTGAGACTTCGGTTCCGTCTGACTGGCGCACGCGCAAATTCCCATTTTCGTCGATGCCATTCGCGATGCCCGCGCCACCATCCCACGAGATTTCGCGGCCGAGTAACGCGTCGCGTTCCTGCCATGCCCGAACGAGTTCGGCCTCAGGCGCGCCGATCCAGTAGTCCAGCCGCGCCAGCAGCGGCTTCAGCGCATCGACCCCTGGATCCAGTCCAAGCGTCGCCGCAGTCTCCCGCAGCTCCTCGGGCATGTCCTCAAGCCGCACGCGCGTGTTCAGTCCAATCCCGATCACGACCCACGACTTCTCCGGATCCTGATCGGCTCGCGCCTCCACCAAAATCCCGCCGACCTTGCGTCCGCCGATCCAGACGTCGTTGGGCCATTTGATCTCTGCCGAAACTCCGGCCAAGTCCTCGCACGTCTCAGCCACCGCCAAAGCGGCCGAGAGCGGCGCGAATCGGTGGCTCGACTCAGCCGGCCGCAAGATCACGCTCATCAGCAGGGCGCTGCCGGCTGGGGCAACCCACGTGCGACCTTGACGACCTCGACCGGCTGTCTGTTCACCGGCCGTGAAAACCGTCCCGTGAACCGCGCCAGCCGCCGCCTTCTCCTTCGCAAGCGCATTGGTCGAATCGACCACATCCAAATGAATATGCGGATGGCCCAGTGCCCCGGTCACGCGCGCAGAATCCTCACAACTTTGCCGGGCTCGAGCCGCAGCAGATGGGCGGCATCGCCCCCGCTGACCGAGATGCTGAGCGAGCCGGTTGAGTCGACCAGCAGCAGCGGATCACCGCTCTCAGCTGCTGCGTAGGTGCGCGCGTAGACAACTTGGCGCCGCATGTCGTCGGTATCAATTTCGATTGCGGTGCCGGGATCGATCGCACCCAAGTCAGAGGGCGTCGCCGCGAGCCGAGCGTTTCCGTAGTGATCGATCGCCAAAACTGCCGTTGTCAATTCGCCGTCAATCATGGACGTGCGCGGCCGCACAAGCGAGACAAGATCGTCGTGGTCGATCGCAACTCCGCACTCCACTGTCGCCGCGCCGGCCGCGATATTCGCGGCGACGGGCGAGAAGATGTCGCGCCCATGAAATGTGTCCGATACCGGCTCGAGCCGCCAGGGCGAGTGCGAGATTTCGAAGGCCGCCTTCGCGCCGCCGCACGCCTCGATGGCACCGGCGAGCAGCCCATTGTCCGGACCGATGAAGACCCTGCCGTCATCGGCCTCGACTGCGAGCGCGCGTCGCGCAGTCCCCACACCCGGGTCGACCACGCCGACCACAACCGCGTCGTCAGGCAAAAAGGCCACGGAGTCCGCGAGCGCGAGAGCTCCGGCGCGGATGTCCTGCCGCTCGATCCCGTGCGTCAGGTCGATGATCGCAATGGCTGGATCGACTCGCATGATCACGCCGTGGCAGATCCCCACGAATGGATCACGATGCCCGAAGTCCGTCAGGAGTGCAATCGGTCGCGGTGCCACGTTCGCAACCTAACAGCGAGATCGACGACCGGCCCCTAGGCGAGTTTCAAAAGCGCTTCGAGCAGTCCGGCGATGTCGCTCTTCTCGGCCTCGGCCGTGGGCTCGAGCCCGTGTTCGCGCAGAGCGTCGGAGGTTGTTGGGCCGATCGAGACGAGCGCGCAACCGCGTAGTGCTTCCGGTCCGCCGAGTGCCTGCATCAAGGAGTGGACTGCCGAGCCGCTGGCAAAGGTGATGAATTCAGATTCCGATACTGCCGCGACCTGATCCGGGGTGAGGCCCTCGACCATCGTGTCGTAGACGGCAACCTGGTGGACCTCGGCGCCGCGATCGCGCAGACCGTCACCGAGTACTGGGCGCGGGTCGGAGGCGAGCGGAAGCAGGAAGCGCTTGCCGGTCACGTCCACGCTCGCGAGAGCATCGAGGAGCCCTTCGGCAGTCTGACGCTGGGGAACGTGGTCGGCGATTATTCCGTGGGCCGCGAGAGCGTCCTTGGTTGCCCCACCGACGACAGCGGTCGTTGCGCCAAACAGTGCGCGCGCGTCTTTGCCCGCGCGCTCCAAGGCAGCGAAGAACGCCTCAACGCCATTCGCGCTCGTGAATGCGATGAATTCAAAGGTCTCGACCTCGGCAATTGCGGCCTCGACGGCTTCGTCGGATCGCTGGCGCGATCCGATCGCCGGAGCTTGAACAACCTTCGCCCCAAGCTCTTCAAGCTGCGCGGCGAACTTGCTGGCCTGCGACCGCGCGCGGGTCACGGCGATCTGCCGACCGAAAAGCGGGCGCCGCTCAAACCAGGCGATGCGCTCGCGTTCGCCGACGACGTCGCCGATCACGGTCAGCGCCGGTGGCGCGATCGCTGCCTCGACGGCAAGCTCGGGAATGTCCACGAGCCGACCGGTAACGGTGCGCTGCTCGGTCGTGGTGCCCTGCTGAATCACGGCGGCTGGCTCATCGGCGCGGCGCCCGGCCTCGATCAGCTGCTCGCTGATCCGCGGCAGGTTCTTCACGCCCATGTAGAAGACGAGCGTTCCCGGAAACGCTGCAAGCGCGGCCCAGTCGATCGCGGTCTCGGGCTTGTTCGGGTCCTCGTGGCCGGTGATGAATGCGACTGCTGCCGCGTGGTCGCGGTGCGTTACGGGGATGCCGGCGTATGCGGCGGCCGCAACGCCAGCGGTCACGCCGGGCACGATCTCAAATGGAATACCACGCTCGGTCAGAGTCGCCGCTTCCTCGCCGCCCCGTCCGAACACAAATGGATCGCCGCCCTTCAAGCGCACGACCGACTTGCCTTCCTCGGCCAGCTCGACCATGCGCGACTCGATCCCGCCCTGCTTGATCGAATCGCCGCTCGGACCCTTGCCGGCGTATTCAAGAATCGCGTCCTCGCGCGCGCCGTCAAGCGCCGTCGCCGGGATCAGGCGGTCGTACAGAACGGCATCGGCCGAGGCGATCAGCTCGAGCGCGCGAGCGGTCATCAACCCGGGATCACCCGGGCCGGCTCCAACCAGAAAGACTTTGCCTGCGTCAGGCATGCACGGGGATTCTTATGCCGCCATCTCTTCAGCTTGGGCGAGGATGTCGTCCCCGCCTGCTGATCGCAGTCGCTGCGCGAGAAGGTGGCCCAGAAGATGAGCCTCGCTCGCAAGTCCGGAGACCTCGTCCTCAACGAACGACGTGCCGTCGGGCAACCCCAGCCAACCACGAATGGTGATCTTGTCCCTGCCGTTCTCTGCGGCCTCATGTTCGACGGTTGCGTGCACGCCGAGTGGCGTGTTGCAGCTGGCGACCAGTCCGTAGGAAGCGGCGCGCTCGGCGATCAGCGCGCGCTGCGAGGGTCCATGCGAAAGCGGTCCGACGATTCCGGTCGTGGTCAGGTCGATGTCGCGTACCTGAAGCGCCAGGCAACCCTGACCGGGCGCGGGCACAAACGGAAGCTGGCACTGAGTCACGTCGCCACCAATTCCAAGGCGCTCCAGGCCCGCTGCGGCGAGCACGATCGCGTCGTAGTCGCCGTCGGTCAGGCGGCCGAGCCGCGTGTCGATGTTCCCGCGTAGTGGTTCGATCTTCAAATCGGGGCGCTCTGCAAGAAGCTGCGAGGCGCGGCGCAGCGAGCTTGTGCCCACCGTTGCGCCTTCTTTCAAATCCTCCAGCGACGAGGCACCAAGGAGCGTGTCGTAGGGCGTCGCGCGCTCGGGCACGGCAACAATCAGCAGTCCTGGAACTTCCTCGCCGGGCACGTCCTTGGCCGAGTGCACGGCAAGATCGATCTCTTGCGAGCGCAGCTGCTCCTCAATCGAGGAGACGTAGCGCGACTTGTCCATGATCGTCGAATCGGCGCTGTCAACCACCACGGGTTCGATCGTGAGGTCCGGGTCCAAAGCGCTCAGCGCGTCAACAACATGCCCGGTCTGGGCGAGTGCCAACTTGCTGCCACGCGTTCCAACTCGCAGCTGCTTCACAGTCACTTGGCGGCGGCCTTCCTAGCTTTGGGCGCGGTCACGTGAAGAACGCTGGTCATCCAGCGAGTGAATTTCAGCGACCGAGCCGAGATCGTCATCGGTCTCAACGTTAGGCGCCTCACCGGCATCCAACGCGAAGAGATCACGCAGTGCCTGGATGTAGACATATGCGTCTTCTTCGCCGGAAGACTTCTTCAGCTTCAGCGTCGGCTCGTGAAGGATGCGCGAAACGATCGCGCCGGCCATCGCTTCGACGCGCGCGCGGTCGGCATCGGAGAGATCCTCGAACCTGCTGGCGTTCTCGGTCACCACCTGCTCTGCGATCGACTCTGCACGCTTGCGCAACTCGGCGATCGTCGGAATGACCTCGAGCGTGACCATCCAGCGTTCGAACTTCTCTACCTCTTGGGCCACGATGATCTCGGCCTTGGCGGCCTCGCTTCGGCGCACTGAGAGGTTGCGGTCAACGTCGGCCTGGAGGTCGTCCATGTCAAAGAGCGTTATTCCCGGAACGTCGCCTACTTCGTCTGCGACGTCGCGCGGTACAGCGATGTCGATTATCAGAAGCGGGCGGCCCTCGCGCAGCCCCATCACCGTCTTCATCTCGTCTGCGTGGATCAGTGCGTGCGGCGAGCCGGTCGAGCTGAGGACGATGTCCGCGGTGGTCAGCTCGTCGGGAAGCTTCTCGAATCGCACGGCCTTCCCGCCGATGCCCTCGGCGACGCCGATCGCGCGGTCATAGTGGCGGTTTGCGACGAAGACGGTGTCAACGCCGGCGTCGCTCAGCGCGCGCGCGGTGAGCTCGCCGTTGCCGCCAGCGCCGATCACGATCGCCTTCTTGTTGCCGAGGTCGCCGAGCGTCTCGCGAGCCAGCTCTACGGCGGCGCTGGAAACGCTGACCTTCAGGGCGCCGATCCAAGTCTCGGTCTGCACGCGCTTGCCGGCGGCGATCGCGTGGCCAAAGAGGCGGTTGGTGATCGGCCCCGTGGTGCCCTCACCGAGCGCGAGCTCGTAGGCGCGCTTGACCTGGCCGAGCACTTCGGTCTCACCGACGATCATCGAGTCAAGTCCGCCGCAGACGCGCATCAGCTGGGCGACCATGTCGCTGCCGTGGAAGGTGTAGAGCAACTCGACCAGCTCGGTCGGGCGGATGTCGGCGCGCTTTGCGAGCTTGCTGAGAGCGAGCGACTCGGCGGCGACTGAATCTGGTGCGACGAGGTACAGCTCGGTGCGGTTGCAGGTGCTGATTGCGACGGCCTCGTGGACTTCGTCGCTGGCGATCAAATCGTGCATGAGCTGTTTGGCCTGGCCGGTGGACAGCGCCAGACGTTCGCGCAGGGCGACCGGCGCGGTCTTGTGCGAAATACCTATTGAAAGAAGCTCAGGCATAAGGATTGCGACGGGGGATCGCTGCCTCTAAAGGTACTGCGCCTGAGGCACTACTTCACGATCATGAACGACTTCTTGGTAGGCGCAGATACGTTGCCCTTTGCGTCCTGAGCGGTGATCAAGAAGCGGTACTTGCCGACCTTCAGCTTGGTCTTGTCGATCCGTCCGCTGAAAGCGACCTTGTTGGCTCCGGCAAGTTGCAATCTGGTGAGCGTTTTGATCGGTACGTAGCGCGTGCACTTCTTGGCCTTGGCCTTCTTGAGCTTGGACGTGGGCTTCAGCAGGCGGTGCCGCTCTTGCGTCCGGCGGCGGCCTTCTGGACGGCGATGCTGGCGGTGGCGATCTCGGAGAGCGTGTAGCTGAGGGTGGTGCCGGTCGGGGTCTTCTTCCACTTTTTCTTGGCGACGAGGGCGGTCTTTTTGGTGCCGACTTTGAACTCGGTGTTGGTGAGTTTGAGGGCGGTGATGGCGGGGGCGGCAGTGTCGGGGTTCTCGACTCCGCTGATGCGGGCGACCTTCTTCCCGGTGGCCAGGTCATACATCACCCAGAGGGTGTTGTTCGGGCCCTTTGTGATGCGACGACCGCCAACAGGCAGGCCGGCGAGCTCGCTGTACTGACCGTCGGTCGTATAGCGCCCGACCGAGGCGGAGGTGAACTGTGCAGTCCAGTACGCGCCATCCTGCCCAAGCGTGATCCCGGTCGCGTCTTTGCCAGGTGTTGGTGCAGTCGTTGTGATTGCTCCCGCGTTGATCAAACCGAGCTGTTGGATGCTCCCGACGGGCTGCGTGTAGGCGATCTGACCGCCGGGTCCGCCTGCCACATCCATCACCTTCGCGGTCGGGTCAGCCACTGGCACGATTGTGCCCGCAGTGCCGTTGAGATCCATAGGCAAAATCCCAGGTGTCGTTCCCGAGTTGGCGATCCAGATCTTTCCGTCGGTGCTCGAAGTGATGCCGCGAGCGTCGAAGCCCGCCACGTTTGTTGTAAAGGCGGTGATTGACGGCGTTGCCGCGGGAGCTATGCGGAATACATTCCCGCCGCTGGCCGTCCAGAGGTTTCCATCGGGGCCAGTGACAATCTCATTGGCGGTGCCAATGCCGTTTTCCGTGGTCTTGGTCGCGCCTGTAGGGTCCGCGGGCGAAAACTGACCGACGTAGTTAGTGCCAGTCACCCAGAGCTTTCCGTCCGGCGCCGCACTGATTCCGACTGGGAAGGGGATGTCACCTGCGGTGAACGGCGTCACCGCGCCTTCCGGTGAAACGCGCGCGAGGTTCGGAGCTGCCGAAGCGAGGGTCACCCAGAGATTCCCATCGGGCCCCTGGGCGATCCGATTCGCCTCTTCCGGCAAATCGAAAATGCCGGTCACGCTAGGGGCAGCCTGAGCTCCCCCAGCAAAAACCATGAAGAGTCCAACAACAGTGGCGAGCGTGAATGAGCGCATTTCTAGTCCTGGGATTCGATGAAATCTGGCCGAAGTTCAGCCCCAGAAATATCAGACGGGGACCCCGAATGGCGCCCTCGCAGCTTTGCGCCCGAGCTACTCCTTGACGATCTTGAACGACTTCGTCATCAACGGCGTGGCGTTTCTGACCACGTCGCTGACGACGATCCCGAATGCATACGCGCCGGTCTTGAGCGTCTGGCCGTCGAGTTTCCCGCTGAAACCGACCCTGTTTGGTCCCGGCTTACCGATGCGCTGCATCGTCTTGAGAAAGACGGGGCGAACGCACTTGTAGGCGTACTTGGACTCGTCGGTGGGCTTCACGCACTCGGTGCTTAGGCGTTCTCCTCGAGAGTGAACTTGATCACCGTTCCCGGAGGTGCCTTCGTCTTCGTCTTGGTGATGAGGGCGGTGTTCTTCGTGTCCTGCATCACGATCAGTTTGTTGGCCATTTTGCGGAATGCGACTAGTGAAAACCACAACTGTGGCAAGAGGTGCGGTCAGTCTTTCGGGTCGGCGTCCTTGCGATTCTCGCTCAGCGACCTCTGCAGCTTCACGAGCTTGTTGGCCATGATTCCCAGGTAAATGAGCAGCACGATCAGAAACACCAAATACGCGGCGGCGACGTAGCTACCGCCGGTCTCAGCCGCAAGCAGGACGTTCATCTAGGCAGTTCCTCGGTTGAGTTTCTTGATTTGCATTGAGATGCTCTTGGCGACGAGCTCGAACTTCCAGAGGGCGACAAAGAGCAGGATTGCCGTGATCAGGGCGACGAAGAACGTGATGCGCATCTCGGTCGGCATGTTGCCGCCGGTGGCCGTGAGCACGCGCGGGTGGATCAGGGATTCGCTGAGACGCACGGCGATGAAGTTCAGCGGCACGAAGGCGCCCGCGAGGATCGCGTACACGGCAGCGGTCTGGGCCTGGCGCTCTGGGTCCTCGATCGCGAATCGCATCGGCTGGTAGATCGCGAAAATCAGGAAGACGATCAGGAACGAGACGAGCGTCGGTTCCTTCCACTCCCAGAAGACGCCCCAAGCGGTCTTGGCCCAGATCATTCCGGTGAGCAGCACGACGACGCCGATGATCAGGCTGAGGTGGATGGCCACGTAGGAGCGAAGGTCCCACGCGCTGTCACGCGTACGCAGGTACTGCACGGCCATCACCCCGCCGGCGAAGAAGCCGCCGAGCGCAACGATCGCGAGCGGCACGTGCAGGAAGAAGATCTTCTGGCGCATGCCTTGGTCGGCATCGATCGGCGCGTACCAGAAAACGAGAATCCCAGTGATGATCAGGCCGATGATCGCGGCGATCGTGAAGCCCTTCAGCCCGCGCGCAAACTGAGTCGCGCTGTCGCGGCTGGGCCTGCTGGGGGCTGAGAAAAAGCGTGAATCTGTCTGCGGCTGGGACACTGCGGCTGAAACCGTACCCAACCGGAGCCGCGCAGCTGCTGTTTGCTGCGCACCACGGGTGTGCAGCGCGGGTTAGTGCCGAAGAAGGCGATAGGTATGCGGTCGTGTGCTGCACACCTGTGGTGTGCAGCAGGGCGTCCCACGTACAAGCGGTTCTTGGCCGCCAAATCTGGTTGCACACCCGTGGTGTGCAACAGATTGCTAGTTGCCGACCGAACCTGTCGAGCCGGAGCCGGTGGCTCCGGTGGCTGAGCTGGCGCCGGTGGCGCCGGTTGGCTCAGCGGCGGCGGCTTCGGCTTCGCCCTTGCGCTTGCCCTGGCGGGCGCCCTTGAGCATGCCCTCCTGGAGACCGGAGTTGAAGGCGTCGCCGCGCGCGGCGATTCGCGCGCTCTTGGAGGCGGCGGCATAAGCCTGCTGCTTGGCGGCCTGCGCGTCGGCTTCGGTGGGCTGGGCGTTGTGGCCCAGCGCGAGGCCGAGCCCCAACGCGAGCACCGCAACCGCAACCATTAGTCCCCTGATCAGATTCACGCGCGGAATGATCGCATGGCCGGGCCGGTACGATGGCCCGGCTGTGGAGATGACTGTCCAAAGAGAACGCAAGTACGCGCTGGCAACTGCTGGCGCGGCGTTGCTGTTGTTGATCTCTGGCTACTTCATTGGCAAGTCAGGCGGGGCCGACATCGACGCCGCGAGCGCGGCCGGAGCCAAGGCAGGCACCGTCGCCGGAACGAAGACCGGCAAGAAGCAGGGCTACGACGCCGGTTACAAGAAGGGCTATCGGACTTCTTACAAGGCGGCCTACGAGAAGGCCAAGCGGGGCGACTGATTCAGTCTCCGAGGATGTATTCGAAGACGGCGATCGACAACAGCAGGAAGACCGCGTCGTAGAGCCCCATAACGCCGAGCCACTTGCCGATGTCCACGATCTCGGGGGCTTTCTCGAACAACGGCGCCGTTGCTTCTGACGCAGCGATCAATAGCGGGATGAAGAGAGGAAGTGTCATCAGCGGCACGAGCAACTCGCGGGCAGACGTCGCTGTGGCGAGCGCGCTGATCAGCGTTCCGATGGTTGCGAGTCCAAGGTTCACGAGCAGGCAGATCGGGATCAACACGAGCATCGCCGAGTCGTAGCTCGGCCCGAGCAGCATGATTCCGTAGATCGCCAGCGCGAACACTTCGAGCAGCGTCAGCGCGAGGAAGAGGTAGGCGATCTTCGCGTAGAGGATCGCGTTGCGATCAATCGGGGCGAGTAGAAGCCCCTCGTATCCGCCCTGCTGTTTTTCGTTGGATAGCAACCGGTTGATGGTGAGAGACGACGCGAAGAGGATCGTCACCCAGAACACGCCAGCCGCAAGGTCACCGAAGAGCTCGTCGCGGTTGAGCGCAAAGTGGAAGACGATGAACGTGGACGTGGTGAAGATCAGCGTGACCGTGATCGTCTCGAACGTGCGCAGTTCGAGCCGGAGGTCCTTGCGCAGGATCGTCAATGCGGCGCTCAGCGTGGACGGAGCTTGGCGGCGGTTCTGCCTCATTTGTAG
This sequence is a window from Solirubrobacterales bacterium. Protein-coding genes within it:
- the hemC gene encoding hydroxymethylbilane synthase, which produces MTVKQLRVGTRGSKLALAQTGHVVDALSALDPDLTIEPVVVDSADSTIMDKSRYVSSIEEQLRSQEIDLAVHSAKDVPGEEVPGLLIVAVPERATPYDTLLGASSLEDLKEGATVGTSSLRRASQLLAERPDLKIEPLRGNIDTRLGRLTDGDYDAIVLAAAGLERLGIGGDVTQCQLPFVPAPGQGCLALQVRDIDLTTTGIVGPLSHGPSQRALIAERAASYGLVASCNTPLGVHATVEHEAAENGRDKITIRGWLGLPDGTSFVEDEVSGLASEAHLLGHLLAQRLRSAGGDDILAQAEEMAA
- a CDS encoding glutamyl-tRNA reductase, yielding MPELLSIGISHKTAPVALRERLALSTGQAKQLMHDLIASDEVHEAVAISTCNRTELYLVAPDSVAAESLALSKLAKRADIRPTELVELLYTFHGSDMVAQLMRVCGGLDSMIVGETEVLGQVKRAYELALGEGTTGPITNRLFGHAIAAGKRVQTETWIGALKVSVSSAAVELARETLGDLGNKKAIVIGAGGNGELTARALSDAGVDTVFVANRHYDRAIGVAEGIGGKAVRFEKLPDELTTADIVLSSTGSPHALIHADEMKTVMGLREGRPLLIIDIAVPRDVADEVGDVPGITLFDMDDLQADVDRNLSVRRSEAAKAEIIVAQEVEKFERWMVTLEVIPTIAELRKRAESIAEQVVTENASRFEDLSDADRARVEAMAGAIVSRILHEPTLKLKKSSGEEDAYVYIQALRDLFALDAGEAPNVETDDDLGSVAEIHSLDDQRSSRDRAQS
- the ccsA gene encoding cytochrome c biogenesis protein CcsA encodes the protein MSQPQTDSRFFSAPSRPSRDSATQFARGLKGFTIAAIIGLIITGILVFWYAPIDADQGMRQKIFFLHVPLAIVALGGFFAGGVMAVQYLRTRDSAWDLRSYVAIHLSLIIGVVVLLTGMIWAKTAWGVFWEWKEPTLVSFLIVFLIFAIYQPMRFAIEDPERQAQTAAVYAILAGAFVPLNFIAVRLSESLIHPRVLTATGGNMPTEMRITFFVALITAILLFVALWKFELVAKSISMQIKKLNRGTA
- a CDS encoding heme exporter protein CcmB; translation: MRQNRRQAPSTLSAALTILRKDLRLELRTFETITVTLIFTTSTFIVFHFALNRDELFGDLAAGVFWVTILFASSLTINRLLSNEKQQGGYEGLLLAPIDRNAILYAKIAYLFLALTLLEVFALAIYGIMLLGPSYDSAMLVLIPICLLVNLGLATIGTLISALATATSARELLVPLMTLPLFIPLLIAASEATAPLFEKAPEIVDIGKWLGVMGLYDAVFLLLSIAVFEYILGD